A part of Corvus cornix cornix isolate S_Up_H32 chromosome Z, ASM73873v5, whole genome shotgun sequence genomic DNA contains:
- the SMIM15 gene encoding small integral membrane protein 15 — protein sequence MFDIKAWAEYIVEWAAKDPYGFLTTVILALTPLFVISAALSWKLAKMIEAREREQKKKQKRQENIAKAKRTKKD from the coding sequence atgttCGATATTAAGGCTTGGGCTGAGTACATCGTGGAGTGGGCTGCCAAGGACCCCTATGGCTTTCTCACAACTGTGATCTTGGCCCTCACGCCGCTGTTTGTAATTAGTGCAGCGCTGTCATGGAAGCTTGCAAAAATGATTGAGGCCAGGGAACGAgagcaaaagaagaaacagaaacgCCAGGAGAACATTGCAAAAGCCAAACGAACAAAGAAGGATTAA